The following proteins come from a genomic window of Phacochoerus africanus isolate WHEZ1 chromosome 9, ROS_Pafr_v1, whole genome shotgun sequence:
- the LOC125136098 gene encoding olfactory receptor 4F3/4F16/4F29-like, which produces MVRKPMDRANQSVVSEFVFLGITNSWEIQLLLFVFTSTFHAASMMGNSLIMLTVTSDPHLHSPMYFLLANLSFIDMGASSVTSPKMIYDLFRKHKVISFSGCIAQIFFIHIIGGVEMVLLRAMAFERYVTIYKPLHYLTIMSPRLCIFLLVAAWIIGLVHSMVQLASVVNLPFCGPNVLDSFYCDLPWFIKLACIDTDQVEFMVTANSGLISVGSFFILIISYIVIILTVKKQCSVGSSKALSTLLAHITVVILFFGPLIFFFMWPFPSTPLDKFLAIFDAVLTPFLNPIIYTFRNQEMKVAMRRVYRQLVYYRRSLK; this is translated from the coding sequence ATGGTAAGGAAGCCCATGGATAGAGCAAATCAGTCTGTGGTGTCAGAGTTTGTGTTCCTGGGAATCACCAATTCATGGGAGATCCAACTTCTCCTCTTTGTGTTCACCTCCACATTTCACGCGGCAAGCATGATGGGAAACTCCCTCATTATGCTCACTGTGACTTCTGACCCTCACTTACACTCCCCCATGTACTTTCTGTTAGCCAACCTCTCCTTCATTGACATGGGAGCTTCTTCTGTCACTTCTCCCAAGATGATTTATGACCTTTTCAGGAAACATAAAGTCATCTCCTTCAGTGGCTGCATTGCTCAAATCTTCTTCATCCACATCATTGGTGGTGTGGAGATGGTGCTACTTAGAGCCATGGCCTTTGAAAGATATGTCACCATATATAAACCTCTCCATTATCTGACCATCATGAGCCCAAGATTGTGCATCTTCCTTTTAGTGGCTGCCTGGATAATTGGCCTTGTCCACTCCATGGTTCAACTGGCTTCTGTGGTAAACTTACCCTTCTGTGGGCCTAATGTGTTGGACAGCTTTTACTGTGACCTTCCTTGGTTCATCAAACTTGCCTGCATAGACACAGATCAAGTAGAGTTCATGGTCACAGCCAACAGTGGACTCATCTCTGTTGGCTCCTTCTTCATTCTGATCATTTCCTATATAGTCATCATTCTCACTGTTAAGAAACAGTGTTCAGTGGGTTCATCCAAGGCACTGTCCACACTGTTAGCTCACATCACTGTGGTCATCTTATTCTTTGgtcctttgatatttttctttatgtggcCATTTCCTTCCACACCCCTGGATAAGTTTCTGGCCATCTTTGATGCAGTTCTCACTCCTTTCCTGAATCCTATCATTTACACCTTCAGGAATCAAGAAATGAAGGTGGCAATGAGGAGAGTATACAGACAGCTAGTGTATTACAGGAGGTCTCTTAAGTGA